A stretch of Aedes aegypti strain LVP_AGWG chromosome 2, AaegL5.0 Primary Assembly, whole genome shotgun sequence DNA encodes these proteins:
- the LOC5565691 gene encoding uncharacterized protein LOC5565691, which translates to MFIARQTMAKFVHFPNCILVFLVMFCESHLAFQTTMELSLQRVEQTIGPELIDASHLRVMKFNRTVAVLNGTLFISKDMDDQFEFRISVAYSRIGNNQFVEYPMKTAQEKVCNVLNGSYRDYQHLWADTTNFPQLTDEERYCPLPRGEYWIKNYAPVASWVPPMVPEGLWRMTLDILSADGEIMAQLRSYTWLRK; encoded by the exons ATGTTCATTGCACGTCAGACAATGGCGAAGTTCGTACATTTCCCCAACTGCATTCTCGTTTTTCTAGTGATGTTTTGCGAATCCCATCTGGCCTTTCAAACCACGATGGAATTGTCACTGCAGCGTGTAGAACAAACTATTGGACCAGAGCTGATCGATGCCAGCCATTTGAGAGTCATGAAGTTCAACCGAACCGTGGCCGTGCTGAACGGTACCTTGTTCATCTCCAAAGATATGGACGATCAGTTTGAA tTTCGTATATCTGTGGCCTACAGTCGGATCGGTAATAATCAGTTCGTTGAATACCCGATGAAAACAGCACAAGAAAAAGTATGCAATGTGCTGAACGGATCGTATCGGGATTATCAGCACCTATGGGCTGATACTACGAATTTCCCTCAGCTGACTGATGAGGAAAGATATTGTCCACTGCCCAGGGGAGAATACTGGATAAAAAATTATGCCCCCGTAGCATCGTGGGTTCCTCCGATGGTTCCAGAAGGATTGTGGCGAATGACGCTCGATATTTTGAGCGCTGATGGAGAAATAATGGCACAACTTCGATCATACACTTGGCTCCGAAAATAA